Proteins from one Podospora pseudoanserina strain CBS 124.78 chromosome 1, whole genome shotgun sequence genomic window:
- a CDS encoding hypothetical protein (EggNog:ENOG503PQSP; COG:K) has translation MHPSLAVYRPDSGPDSSFPERHLDDPRDSPSEWPGQQDIAHFPPINLDFAEAGLSKIENFESNSTSLWPQGWMNQQRSLLHRQQISIHTGSIELPILHPSFRQTTSPVQAEWDLFRASSEQSPGHFQWNAPPRRSTTEEDSDSNQSQHDSLEEFCPPLSTWNATHKARRRSAHRITKPTRLPVVPVVPQTIMSDRQPNESSPDLFDFTSTNIFCAQPSHDPMVLNHGNGATNFALPQGEEFTAEKVHSKRIAHKLSEKTRRNRLTLAIREIQKLLPSESDRDDMLLPANELLIRPGVPSSKLDVVEMAIGFIRKLKEENVGMTKKLRELEQKSAQKCRCQKEEHGQEKTPPVEEPEDQAKE, from the exons ATGCATCCCAGCCTTGCGGTCTATCGCCCTGATTCAGGGCCTGACAGCTCGTTCCCAGAGAGGCACTTGGACGACCCGAGGGACTCCCCTTCAGAATggcctggccagcaggaTATCGCACATTTTCCTCCCATCAATCTTGACTTTGCGGAAGCTGGTCTGTCGAAGATAGAGAATTTCGAGTCAAATAGCACATCTCTGTGGCCACAAGGATGGATGAACCAACAACGCTCGTTGCTTCATCGTCAGCAA ATTTCTATTCACACCGGATCGATCGAGTTACCCATATTACATCCTTCCTTTCGGCAGACAACTTCCCCTGTTCAAGCCGAATGGGACCTATTTCGTGCGTCTTCAGAACAGTCCCCCGGGCATTTTCAATGGAACGCCCCCCCACGACGGTCAACCACCGAGGAAGATTCCGATTCCAATCAAAGTCAGCACGACAGTCTTGAAGAATTCTGCCCGCCTCTGTCAACATGGAACGCCACACACAAAGCCAGGCGACGAAGTGCACATCGTATCACCAAACCCACTAGATTGCCTGTCGTGCCAGTCGTTCCTCAAACTATTATGTCCGACAGACAACCCAACGAATCAAGCCCAGATCTGTTCGATTTCACGAGCACCAATATTTTTTGTGCTCAGCCGAGTCATGATCCTATGGTTTTGAACCATGGAAATGGTGCCACAAACTTCGCCTTACCTCAAGGCGAGGAGTTCACTGCGGAGAAGGTCCATTCGAAGCGCATCGCACACAAACTATCCGAGAAGACACGGCGGAATCGGTTGACACTTGCAATACGAGAGATTCAGAAGCTCCTACCTTCGGAAAGTGATCGGGACGACATGCTACTACCAGCCAATGAGCTGCTTATCCGGCCAGGCGTCCCGAGCAGCAAGCTAGATGTGGTCGAGATGGCTATTGGTTTTATCAGAAAGCTCAAGGAAGAGAATGTCGGCATGACAAAGAAGCTGCGGGAACTTGAACAGAAGTCAGCACAAAAGTGTCGATGTCAGAAGGAGGAACATGGCCAGGAAAAGACCCCGCCGGTGGAGGAACCAGAAGATCAAGCGAAAGAGTAG
- the CYS14 gene encoding Photosystem I iron-sulfur center (COG:P; EggNog:ENOG503NVZY): MAHNTTASRVKRFLGIRPEDELHDADFYDDGLYLESEPSAKEALAHLVPTADGIKHYFRELFPFWGWIFHYNLTWLLGDLIAGITVGFVVVPQGMAYAGLANLPPEFGLYTSFVGFFLYWAFATSKDITIGTVAVMSTIVGNIILDIRATQPELEAEVIARALALISGVILLFIGLTRLGFIVEFIPLTAIGAFMTGSAISIAAGQVPTMMGISTVKTREETYKVIINTLKHLGDTKLDAAMGLSALFGLYFIRWFCGFMGQRSPTRSKMWFFISTLRMAFIVILYILVSWLVNRGVSDAKNAKFKILGNVPSGFQHVGAPEINTEILSAIAPHLPVTVIVLLIEHIAISKSFGRVNNYMINPSQELVAIGFSNVFGPFLGGYPATGSFSRTAIKAKAGVRTPLAGIFTAVIVLLALYALTSVFFYIPSASLAAIIIHAVGDLITPPREVYKYWQTSPLEVVIFFAGVFVSIFTSIENGIYVTIAASGAVLLWRIAKSPGSFLGRVQLQHASRDSILKKENVDHSALDGEKHSAYLDLGRRDQSNPQVPITSPYPGVFVYRFSEGLNYVNCARHLDKMTVYIYKHTRRTQLNKYDKIGDRPWNDPGPRRGQVVDTEEIASKPKLKAIILDFSAVNAIDVTAAQALVDLRTQFNKYTDPEAVEWYFAGVTNRWTKRALVAAGFGVDRGHGVERAGGAREDVVAVAGVDPDVTVGRKEKERGSGDVDLEAGHAGSGEKRDEIAPVSSGESRPSGKRLAPIYGVNRPYFHIDVETAVASVVRNLERRRDTEDSSLEVF; the protein is encoded by the exons ATGgctcacaacaccaccgccagtcGTGTGAAACGATTCCTTGGGATCCGTCCCGAGGATGAGCTGCATGACGCCGACTTTTACGACGATGGACTCTACCTCGAGTCTGAACCATCGGCCAAGGAGGCTCTGGCTCATCTGGTGCCCACCGCTGACGGAATCAAACACTACTTCAGGGAGCTGTTTCCGTTCTGGGGTTGGATATTTCACTACAATTTGACATGGTTACTCGGAGATCTCATTGCTG GCATCACTGtcgggtttgttgttgtccctCAGGGTATGGCCTACGCTGGTTTGGCCAATCTGCCCCCCGAGTTCGGATTGTACACCAGCTTCGTGGGATTTTTCCTCTACTGGGCCTTTGCCACCTCAAAGGATATCACAATCGGC ACCGTTGCAGTGATGTCCACTATTGTTGGAAACATCATACTCGACATCCGAGCAACGCAGCCTGAACTCGAGGCTGAGGTCATTGCACGAGCTCTGGCTTTGATTTCAGGCGTGATTCTGCTGTTTATTGGACTTACCAGACTCGGTTTCATCGTCGAATTCATTCCGCTCACAGCTATCGGCGCCTTCATGACTGGTTCTGCCATTAGTATCGCCGCTGGACAGGTGCCGACAATGATGGGAATTTCGACTGTCAAGACTCGCGAGGAGACATACAAAGTCAttatcaacaccctcaaacACCTGGGCGATACCAAGCTTGATGCTGCAATGGGGTTGTCGGCCTTGTTCGGTCTTTACTTTATCCGCTGGTTTTGCGGCTTCATGGGCCAACGCAGCCCCACCAGATCCAAGATGTGGTTCTTCATATCCACCCTCCGCATGGCTttcatcgtcatcttgtACATTCTCGTGAGCTGGTTGGTCAACAGAGGCGTGTCGGATGCGAAGAATGCCAAGTTCAAGATTCTCGGCAATGTCCCAAGTG GTTTCCAACATGTTGGTGCTCCTGAAATCAACACTGAGATCTTATCCGCCATCGCACCTCATCTTCCGGTCACCGTTATCGTCCTGCTGATCGAGCACATCGCGATTTCAAAGTCTTTTGGGCGTGTCAACAACTACATGATTAACCCTTCGCAGGAGCTGGTGGCTATAGGTTTCAGCAATGTCTTTGGGCCATTCCTCGGAGGCTATCCTGCCACCGGTTCGTTTTCGCGTACAGCCATCAAGGCAAAGGCTGGCGTCAGAACCCCCCTCGCCGGCATCTTTACGGCCGTCATTGTGCTACTGGCACTCTATGCGCTCACATCGGTTTTCTTCTACATTCCTTCGGCATCTTTGGCAGCAATCATCATCCACGCTGTCGGTGATCTTATCACACCTCCGCGGGAGGTGTACAAGTACTGGCAGACATCGCCTCTCGAAGTTGTTatcttcttcgccggcgTGTTTGTTtccatcttcacctccatTGAAAATGGTATCTATGTCACAATCGCTGCGTCTGGGGCTGTTTTGCTTTGGAGGATTGCGAAAAGCCCAGGTAGCTTTCTGGGCCGTGTTCAGCTGCAGCACGCCAGCCGGGACAGTAtcctcaagaaggagaatgTCGACCACTCTGCCCTGGATGGCGAGAAGCATTCGGCGTACCTTGATCTCGGCCGCCGTGACCAATCCAACCCGCAGGTCCCCATCACATCACCGTACCCCGGCGTCTTCGTCTACCGATTCAGCGAAGGTCTGAACTACGTCAACTGCGCACGACACTTGGACAAGATGACGGTGTATATCTACAAGCACACTCGAAGGACGCAGCTCAACAAGTACGACAAAATCGGCGATCGCCCCTGGAATGATCCAGGCCCGCGTCGCGGTCAGGTTGTGGACACTGAGGAGATTgcttccaagcccaagctcaaggccatCATCCTTGATTTCAGCGCTGTAAACGCCATTGATGTGACTGCCGCCCAGGCTCTTGTCGATCTCAGGACTCAGTTCAACAAGTACACAGATCCCGAGGCTGTGGAGTGGTATTTTGCGGGTGTGACAAACCGGTGGACCAAGCGGGCGCTTGTCGCAGCTGGGTTTGGAGTTGACAGAGGCCATGGCGTTGAAAGGGCAGGGGGGGCCCGGGAGGATGTTGTGGCTGTTGCCGGGGTTGATCCGGATGTCACtgttgggaggaaggagaaggaaagaggGTCGGGGGATGTGGACTTGGAGGCTGGTCACGCTGGCTCTGGTGAGAAGCGTGATGAGATTGCACCCGTCTCTTCTGGCGAGTCGAGACCAAGTGGGAAAAGATTGGCGCCGATCTATGGTGTCAATAGGCCATATTTCCACATTGATGTTGAGACTGCGGTTGCAAGCGTGGTGAGAAAtctggagagaagaagggacaCGGAAGACTCTAGCTTGGAGGTTTTCTAG
- a CDS encoding hypothetical protein (COG:S; EggNog:ENOG503PQEZ) — MPFALQPIAQWTAIFGPAVYTGITLTHSTTLSLLATSPVLSPPTEEKLLAKQWHLIYRQGPNWVPPIINSAALSNVYLWYNHSQTRLQGGLYLLSAGILWGVLAVTFYYFETGINGACKWRLARLLKDGEGTGKIVIKGMKKGWIIPSVNGHTASEGSKKWGEETGMRELVMGWVRRNQWRWIAVGVAGGISGWASLGRFS, encoded by the exons ATGCCTTTCGCGCTCCAGCCCATTGCCCAGTGGACGGCCATTTTTGGCCCGGCTGTTTATACTG GAATCACACTAACTCACTCCACAACCCTCTCACTCCTCGCCACATCTCCTGTCTTATCTCCTCCAACAGAGGAGAAACTTCTTGCTAAGCAATGGCATCTCATCTACCGCCAGGGCCCGAACTGGGTGCCTCCTATCATCAACTCCGCCGCGCTCTCCAATGTCTACCTCTGGTATAATCACTCCCAAACTCGACTTCAGGGAGGGCTCTATCTGCTTTCTGCTGGGATTCTGTGGGGTGTTCTCGCGGTGACGTTTTACTACTTTGAGACAGGGATCAACGGGGCGTGCAAATGGCGGCTGGCTAGGCTGTTgaaggatggtgagggaaCGGGGAAGATTGTAATcaaggggatgaagaaggggtggatTATTCCTAGTGTCAACGGGCATACTGCTTCTGAGGGGAGTAAGAaatggggggaggagacgggtatgagggagttggtgatggggtgggtgaggagaaATCAGTGGCGGTGGATTgcggttggggttgctgggggaATCAGTGGGTGGGCTAGTTTGGGGAGGTTCAGttga
- the ctf18 gene encoding Chromosome transmission fidelity protein 18 (COG:O; BUSCO:EOG09260N2T; EggNog:ENOG503NUFN): MIAPSSPITFPASSSPVKAKRPRPAEPPKQHKPRVLAGFLAEDDSDEDDNDETTQQPSPKRRMLEYDTQNSEVTAHDGNETRETTPPESQPPQESEEEAERYDRLFGTQATQIFPSQPTQPLPDFLQDDEFVPAPYGMSTCSGKTIPIRERKPTESVSYATMVAARSRTKEGRAKKSYFGIDIHSLMDKAAQELAKPRKKTTAPTAPPVHPDEPLLSVEPQAQPKKQRRTLLWTEKYRARNFMDLVGDDLTNRQVLRWLKKWDPIVFPNTAKTRPSARRQQQQQGQEEEERLHRKILVLHGPPGLGKTTLAHVCARQAGYDVLEINASDDRSKDVVKGRIRTTLGTETVRTLENKKAGETGKRDKIARPICVVVDEVDGVVSGSGAGGEGGFVRALIDLVTTDQKNSSGQGGGKKKRGDDFRQMRPLILICNDVYHPSLRPLRQSGLAEVIHVGKPTVEAVVTRLKAVFEKEGIPCDRDAARKLCEAAWGMTSGQDIRKGAESTAEGDLRGVMVVGEWVAGRLKATSKQATPSLTRQWIDQNVIQDLAHGGGGARGIGRGGVREIVNRIFQEGAGFPKQSLPVAAKKNALHEQPQAQLGISEQTKKYAMSRLREMIDTSGEVDRIMTEIFLEYPNRDFNDDSFLTKPDIAYEWMHFHDTCSSRIFSAQEWELAQYISQPVLACHHLFASARRHQPAAHERKWGEDDPNEAPPLPFSGPRADYEAREAEKLNRAILQGIQDSLPPSLSRSFRSPEDIATDFLPYLVRLVSPDVKPVVIGGSDKTGSIASVRREGEKAMVRRAANVLAEVGIQLHKGKIEDGSGGLVGRTTWVYRMEPDLDTLATFETASASQFLFSQAPPTRYAVRQVLDQELAKTIAARETASRQARLRAGGGTIPHIDDNNKENTPDHLQKLEMLKQQDKIAVKKDFFGRIIVLKPVLKDSSGNGTKNTGADGEKKDRVWVTYHEGINNAVRKPISLEEFLRGF, from the exons ATGATAGCCCCGTCGTCCCCAATTACCTTCCCAGCGAGCTCGTCTCCTGTCAAAGCCAAGAGACCTCGCCCAGCAGAACCACCGAAGCAGCACAAGCCCCGCGTTCTTGCTGGATTCCTCGCAGAAGACGATTcagacgaagacgacaatGACGAAACTACACAACAGCCCTCGCCGAAGCGGCGAATGTTGGAGTACGACACCCAGAATTCCGAAGTAACCGCGCATGATGGCAACGAGACTCGAGAGACAACGCCCCCAGAGAGCCAACCGCCCCAGGAGTCggaggaagaagcagaaCGCTATGATCGTCTCTTTGGAACCCAAGCCACGCAAATCTTCCCTTCTCAGCCAACACAACCCTTGCCCGATTTTCTTCAGGATGACGAGTTCGTTCCCGCCCCCTACGGCATGTCAACATGCTCCGGAAAAACGATCCCGATCCGCGAGCGCAAACCTACTGAGTCCGTTTCCTACGCAACAATGGTAGCGGCACGGTCCCGAACAAAAGAAGGCCGCGCAAAGAAGAGCTATTTTGGTATCGACATACACAGTCTCATGGACAAGGCCGCTCAGGAGCTTGCGAAGCCacggaagaagacgacggcgCCCACTGCGCCTCCTGTACACCCAGACGAGCCACTGCTGTCCGTTGAACCCCAAGCGCAGCCAAAAAAGCAACGGCGGACACTTCTTTGGACCGAGAAATACAGAGCCCGGAACTTTATGGACCTCGTTGGCGATGACCTGACAAATCGTCAAGTGCTACGCTGGCTCAAGAAATGGGATCCAATCGTCTTTCCTAACACAGCCAAGACTCGTCCTTCTGCTCGccgtcaacagcagcaacaaggtcaggaagaggaggaacggTTGCACCGCAAAATTCTCGTGCTTCATGGTCCACCAGGTCTCGGCAAGACGACGCTGGCACACGTGTGTGCCCGGCAGGCTGGGTACGACGTTCTCGAGATCAATGCAAGTGACGACAGAAGCAAAGATGTAGTCAAGGGGCGCATCCGGACAACCTTGGGAACCGAAACAGTCAGAACTCTtgagaacaagaaggcgGGAGAGACCGGGAAAAGAGACAAGATTGCGCGGCCAATCTGTGTGGttgtggatgaggtggacGGCGTGGTTTCTGGATCCGGAgcaggtggtgaaggagggttTGTTAGGGCGCTTATTGATCTTGTCACTACCGATCAGAAGAATTCTTCgggacagggaggagggaagaagaagagaggggaTGATTTCCGCCAGATGAGGCCACTCATCCTGATTTGCAACGACGTCTACCATCCTTCTCTTAGGCCACTCAGACAATCTGGTTTGGCAGAGGTTATCCATGTGGGGAAACCCACTGTTGAAGCCGTGGTGACCAGGTTGAAGGCTGTTttcgagaaggaggggattCCCTGTGACCGGGATGCCGCACGAAAGCTATGTGAGGCTGCTTGGGGAATGACCAGTGGGCAAGATATTCGGAAGGGTGCAGAAAGTACGGCCGAGGGAGATTTGAGAGGtgtcatggtggtgggagaatGGGTTGCCGGAAGGCTCAAAGCAACCTCAAAACAAGCCACGCCTTCTCTTACCCGACAATGGATAGACCAAAATGTCATTCAAGATCTAGctcatggaggaggaggcgccaGAGGCATTGGTCGCGGCGGCGTCAGAGAAATCGTCAACCGCATCTTCCAAGAAGGCGCTGGCTTCCCCAAACAGAGCCTCCCCGTCGCCGCGAAGAAGAATGCTCTTCACGAGCAACCGCAGGCCCAGCTAGGCATCTCTGAACAAACCAAGAAATATGCCATGTCTCGCCTGCGTGAGATGATTGACACGAGCGGTGAGGTTGACCGGATCATGACAGAGATCTTCCTCGAATACCCCAACCGCGACTTCAACGACGACTCCTTCCTGACCAAGCCCGACATCGCCTACGAATGGATGCACTTCCACGATacctgctcctcccgcaTTTTCTCGGCCCAAGAGTGGGAGCTAGCGCAATACATCTCCCAACCCGTCCTGGcatgccaccacctcttTGCCTCCGCGCGTCGTCACCAGCCGGCTGCGCACGAAAGGAAATGGGGTGAAGACGACCCCAACGAggcacctcccctccccttctccggCCCCAGGGCCGACTACGAGGCGCGCGAGGCAGAAAAGCTCAACCGCGCCATCCTCCAGGGGATCCAGGACTCTTTACCGCCCTCACTATCACGATCCTTCCGCAGCCCAGAAGACATCGCCACCGATTTCCTTCCTTATCTCGTCCGCTTGGTGTCACCAGATGTAAAGCCTGTCGTTATTGGGGGGAGCGACAAGACCGGTTCCATCGCGAGCGTCAGGCGAGAGGGCGAAAAGGCCATGGTGAGAAGAGCAGCCAACGTGCTGGCCGAGGTTGGGATTCAGTTACACAAAGGTAAGATTGAAGACGGTAGTGGCGGGTTGGTGGGCAGGACGACGTGGGTGTACCGGATGGAGCC AGACTTGGATACCTTGGCCACCTTCGAGACGGCGTCTGCCTCCCAGTTCCTTTTTTCCCAAGCACCGCCGACACGATATGCCGTCCGCCAAGTGTTGGATcaggagctggccaagacgaTTGCCGCAAGAGAAACAGCCTCTCGCCAGGCACGGCTCAGAGCCGGCGGCGGTACCATCCCCCATAttgatgacaacaacaaggaaAATACCCCTGATCATCTACAAAAGCTGGAGATGTTAAAGCAACAGGACAAGATAGCAGTCAAGAAGGACTTTTTCGGGAGGATTATTGTGCTCAAGCCGGTGTTGAAAGATTCAAGTGGGAATGGAACGAAAAATACAGGGGCCGAcggggaaaagaaggacaGGGTTTGGGTTACGTATCATGAAGGGATCAATAATGCTGTGAGGAAGCCGATAAGTTTGGAGGagtttttgagggggtttTAG
- a CDS encoding hypothetical protein (COG:S; EggNog:ENOG503P2NU) encodes MSSSLPSHNQPGESSSLLPSNIPTTESASRSQGQQTEQTGAMSEINTLLTGAAFGAALTASGVFQPSVIISQLNFTNFHMIQTFLTAAAGSAATVSIAQALQPNHPNLVPRAASSLGLFGPYDGNILGGILLGSGMMLSGACPGTVLAQLGVGVKSGVYAFAGASLAGVVWSGFLKPLLTQCPTPPKAGSASPSPKATVHEVLGVSKGTLLLGLEAMFVGIVIAAAKFTEVGPEAKIPPYYGGMLIAGAQLLSLVVRGCLVGMSTSYEEVGGWMLGGKLVPEKYRNMLFSAGVIVGSYLLSHGAPKFGEVTDVVVSPLSAAVGGFLMILGSRMAGGCTSGHGISGISLLSMSSFLTVGATFAAGGLMGLLIG; translated from the exons ATGTCGTCTTCTCTCCCAAGTCACAATCAGCCGGGCGAATCTTCATCACTTTTGCCATCAAACATACCAACAACTGAAAGTGCTTCTCGCTCACAGGGACAACAAACCGAACAAACAGGAGCAATGTCAGaaatcaacaccctcctcacagGCGCCGCCTTTGGTGCCGCCTTGACAGCATCAGGAGTATTCCAACCTTCGGTCATCATCTCACAACTCAACTTCACCAACTTCCACATGATCCAAACCTTCCTCACCGCGGCTGCCGGTTCAGC AGCCACCGTCTCAATAGCCCAAGCCCTCCAACCGAACCATCCGAACCTCGTCCCCCGTGCCGCCTCCAGCCTCGGGCTGTTCGGCCCCTACGACGGCAACATCCTAGGCGgtatcctcctcggctcaGGAATGATGCTCTCCGGCGCCTGCCCCGGCACAGTCCTCGCCCAGCTGGGAGTAGGTGTCAAGTCAGGAGTGTACGCCTTCGCCGGTGCCTCCCTTGCCGGTGTAGTTTGGTCAGGGTTCCTGAAGCCACTGCTCACCCAAtgtccaacaccaccaaaggcTGGctcggcatcaccatcaccaaaagcAACAGTCCACGAGGTTCTGGGGGTCAGCAAGGGGACTTTGTTGCTTGGGTTGGAGGCCATGTTTGTCGGCATCGTTATTGCCGCAGCCAAATTCACCGAAGTTGGCCCAGAAGCCAAGATCCCTCCTTATTATGGCGGGATGTTGATTGCCGGAGCGCAGCTGCTGAGCTTGGTTGTCAGGGGTTGCCTGGTCGGCATGTCTACTTCGTATGAGGAAGTCGGCGGGTGGATGCTTGGTGGAAAGCTGGTGCCGGAGAAGTACAGGAACATGCTGTTCTCTGCGGGTGTTATTGTTGGGTCGTATCTCCTGTCGCACGGTGCCCCCAAGTTTGGCGAGGTGACGGATGTGGTTGTCAGTCCCTTGAGCGCGGCGGTGGGTGGGTTCTTGATGATCTTGGGGTCGAGGATGGCTGGGGGTTGCACATCTGGGCATGGGATCTCGGGGATTTCACTGCTGTCGATGTCGAGTTTTTTGACGGTCGGGGCGACGTTTGCGGCGGgagggttgatggggttgttgattgGTTGA